TTAGGAGGTGGGAAAATGCGGCTACATGATTTAAGACCGGTTCCCGGTTCAAGGCAAAAACCCACCCGGAAAGGTCAGGGGATAGGTTCAGGTCTGGGCAAAACTGCTGGACGTGGCCATAAAGGTCAAAAGGCTCGCTCTGGTGGGGGTGTAAGACCGGGTTTTGAGGGAGGACAGATGCCCCTTTACCGGAGGCTTCCCAAGCGAGGTTTTTACAATAAATTTGCAAAAGAAATTATTGCCATTAATGTTGAACGTTTGAATAAATTTGCAGATGGAACAGTGGTAACACCAGAACTCTTACTTGAAACTGGCGTAATTAAAAAAATAGGGGACGGTGTTAAGATTTTAGGTGGCGGTGAACTTAAAAAAGCACTTACTGTAAAGGCTCATGCTTTCAGTGAATCGGCAAAAGAAAAAATAACCGCCGCCGGCGGGCAAGCGGAGGTGCTGTAAATGCTTGAGGCCCTCCGTAATGCCTTAAAGGCAAAGGAGTTAAAAAGTAGACTTCTATTTACATTAATGATGATTTTTGTTTTTCGAATTGGGGCTCATATTCCGGTACCGGGGATTAATCTTGCACGGATGGAAGAGCTCATTAAATCGGGGACAATCCTGGGCTTTTTTGATGTTATTTCCGGTGGTGCCTTTAAGAAATTTACCATTTTTGCCATGAGTATTACCCCTTACATTAACGCCTCAATTATTATGCAGCTTTTAACAGTGGTAATACCGTACCTTGAAAAGCTGGCAAAAGAAGGGGAAGAAGGACGACGGAAAATTACTGAATATGTTCGCTATGGAACCGTTATCCTGGCCTTTATTCAAGGCTTTTTCATGGCAATTGGTTTAAAATCAGCACTAAACAATCCGGGAATTTTGACTTATTTATATGTAGCTATAACCCTAACAGCGGGAACTGCGTTCTTAATGTGGCTTGGTGAGCAGATTACTGAGAAAGGTATTGGCAATGGAATTTCATTAATTATTTTTGCCGGAATTGTTTCTCGGATTCCTGGCTCCATAAAAAATATTATTGATTATGTTTCCGCTGGTACCGCCAATATTTTAAACGTTTTAATCTTAGCCGTCATTGCTGTAGCAGCAATTTATGCTGTAGTAGCGGTCAACGAAGCGCAACGGCGAATTCCCGTGCAGTATGCCAAAAGGGTGGTTGGCCGGAGAGTATATGGCGGTCAAAGTACTCACCTGCCAATTAAGGTAAATCAGGCAGGGGTTATCCCAATTATTTTTGCATCGTCGTTACTGATGTTTCCCATAACTATCGCCGGGTGGTTCCCGCAAAATAGCTTTGCCCAGTGGGTGCTGAAGTATTTTGGATGGGGAAGTGTAATTAATACAATACTTTACGCTTTACTAATTATAGGTTTTACGTATTTCTATACGGCAATTATCATGAACCCGCTGGACATCGCGGAAAATCTTAAGAAGTATGGAGGTTTTATTCCGGGTATCCGGCCGGGCCGGCCAACGGCCGAATATATTGATAAAGTCATGAGCCGGGTAACCTTTGCTGGAGCAGTATTCTTAGCCTTTATTGCCATACTGCCCAATATCGTTATGGCGATAGCCCGGATTCCCAACGTTACCTTTGGTGGAACGGCCCTTTTAATTGTGGTTGGGGTAGCGCTGGATACTATGAAGCAGTTAGAATCTTACCTTTTAATGAGACATTATCAAGGGTTTATTAAGTAGCTGGTGAGGAAATTGATTACTATTAAAACGGAAAAGGAACTACGGCTGATGCGGGAGGCGGGGCGAATAGTCGCCCTGACTCTACAAGCCTTAGAAAAAGCTATTGAACCGGGGGTTACGACTAAAGAGCTGGACCAACTAGCCGAGGAGACAATACGCAAGCTCGGTGGTAAGCCGGCCTTTAAAGGTCTCTATGGTTTTCCAGCCTCAATTTGTGCTTCGATAAATGAAGAAGTGGTTCACGGGATTCCCGGTTTAAGAAAATTAAGGGCTGGAGATATTATTAGTATTGATACAGGAGTAGTTGTGGACGGATATTACAGTGATGCTGCTAAAACCTGGCCAGTGGGAGAGATTTCTTTTGAGGCAAAAAAGCTTTTAGAGGTAACAGAAGCATCGCTGTATGCCGGGATTGAGGCAGCGATAGTTGGCAACCGGGTTTCGGATATCTCCCATGCAGTGGAAAGCTATGTGGTTCGTCATGGGTATTCGGTGGTCCGCCAGTATGCGGGCCATGGTATTGGTAAAGCCCTGCATGAGGAGCCTAACGTGCCAAACTACGGTAAGCCGGGTCGCGGGGCTCGGTTGGTCCCGGGAATGACATTAGCAATCGAACCGATGGTTAACATTGGAACCTTTGAGGTCTTCACCCTTCCGGACAAATGGACGGTGGTAACCCGGGACGGTAAATGGTCAGCCCATTTTGAACATACCGTTGCTATTACGGAAGATGGGCCTGTGATCTTAACTTTGCCGTAAAACCTGGGATGGGTGGTGAATGTCATGCATTTAGACAAAATCCGTCCCGGCCAAGTAGTGCTATCCATAGCCGGCCGTGATATCGGAACTATCTACCTTATCTACAGGGTTATAGACGACCGTTATGTGGAAGTAGTCGACGGCCAGCACCGACGGGTTGAGAACCCCAAGAAAAAAAACGTCCGTCATTTAAAGTTTTTAAACCACCATGTTAAGGAGATTTCTGAAATGCTCCAGACTTACGGAAAAGTAAGCAATCAGGAGATACGGAAAGTCCTAAAATCTATCGCCAATAGGGGCGAAGAACTGGACGGGTGAGGAGGTTGATTGCTTAATGTCGAAAGACGATGTTATTGAAGTGGAAGGAACGGTTATCGAACCCCTTCCCAATGCGATGTTCCGGGTAGAATTAGCCAATGGACATAAGGTTTTAGCACATGTATCTGGAAAAATTCGTATGAACTTTATTCGAATACTGCCTGGTGACCGGGTAACCGTTGAATTATCACCCTACGATTTAACCCGGGGTAGAATTATCTACCGGCATAAGTAGGGAAATAAAGGGGGTTTAATAATGAAAGTCAGACCCAGTGTTAAACCAATTTGTGAAAAATGCAAGATTATTCGCCGCAAAGGGCGGGTAATGGTTATTTGTGAAAATCCCAAGCACAAGCAGAAGCAGGGATAATTTTTAGGAGGTGCGGTAATGGCTCGGATTGCTGGTGTGGATCTTCCGAGGGACAAAAGGGTTGAAATCGCTTTAACCTATATTTACGGCATTGGCCGGCCAACGGCTAACGTTATTTTAAAGAAAACCGGCATAAACCCTGATACCCGGGTTAAAGACCTGACCGAAGAGGAAGTAGCTAAACTTCGGGACGAAATTGAAAAGAATTATAAGGTAGAAGGGGATTTGCGGCGGGAAATTTCGTTAAATATTAAGCGCCTTATTGAGATTGGCTGTTACCGGGGTATTCGGCACCGGAAAGGTTTACCGGTAAGGGGACAGAGAACCCGGACCAACGCCCGCACTCGGAAAGGGCCAAGAAGGACCGTTGGCGTAAAACGGAAAAAGTAAGATTAAAGGAGGGATATAATGGCTCGTCGGACAAGAACCAGAAAAAAGGAAAAAAAGCATGTTGAGCAAGGAGTAGCGCATATTAAGTCTACTTTTAACAATACAATCGTTACCATATCTGACCCCAAAGGGAACACCCTCTCCTGGGCAAGCGCAGGAACTGTAGGCTTTGAAGGAACCAGGAAAGGTACTCCTTTTGCGGCTCAACTGGCTGCAGAAAAGGCAGCTAAGGAAGCAATGGAGTATGGTGTAAAAACTGTAGAGGTTTATGTAAAAGGCCCCGGCGCCGGCCGGGAAGCGGCTATTCGTTCCCTGCAGGCTGCAGGTCTTGAAGTCAGCCTCATTAAGGACGTAACCCCTATTCCCCATAACGGGTGTCGTCCACCGAAACGTAGGAGAGTATAGGAGGTAGATAACGAAATGGCGAGATATACGGGTCCTGTTTGCAAGCTTTGCCGCAGGGAAGGTACAAAGCTTTTCCTTAAAGGAGATCGCTGCTATACCGATAAATGTGCCCTTGCCCGGAGAAATTATGCTCCTGGTCAGCACGGGCAAGTTAGGAAAAAGCCCACCGAATATGCCCTGCAGCTGCGGGAAAAGCAAAAAGCAAAGCGGATTTATGGAGTTTTAGAAACTCAGTTTCGTCGTTATTTTGAGATGGCAGAAAGACAACCAGGTATTACCGGGGAAAACTTGCTGGTAATCTTAGAAAGAAGACTTGATAATGTGGTTTACCGTCTAGGCCTTGCTGATTCCCGTTCACAAGCTCGGCAATTAGTACGGCACAATTTCTTTACTGTAAATGGACGAAAAGTTAATATACCATCTTATCTTGTTAAAGTTGGCGACGTAATTGCGTTAAAAGAAGAAAAGAAGGACTCTCCGGTAGCGAAGGAAATTATGGAAAGAGCTGCCAGCAAGGCTTTGCCGGCCTGGCTTTC
Above is a window of Carboxydothermus pertinax DNA encoding:
- the rplO gene encoding 50S ribosomal protein L15, which translates into the protein MRLHDLRPVPGSRQKPTRKGQGIGSGLGKTAGRGHKGQKARSGGGVRPGFEGGQMPLYRRLPKRGFYNKFAKEIIAINVERLNKFADGTVVTPELLLETGVIKKIGDGVKILGGGELKKALTVKAHAFSESAKEKITAAGGQAEVL
- the secY gene encoding preprotein translocase subunit SecY yields the protein MLEALRNALKAKELKSRLLFTLMMIFVFRIGAHIPVPGINLARMEELIKSGTILGFFDVISGGAFKKFTIFAMSITPYINASIIMQLLTVVIPYLEKLAKEGEEGRRKITEYVRYGTVILAFIQGFFMAIGLKSALNNPGILTYLYVAITLTAGTAFLMWLGEQITEKGIGNGISLIIFAGIVSRIPGSIKNIIDYVSAGTANILNVLILAVIAVAAIYAVVAVNEAQRRIPVQYAKRVVGRRVYGGQSTHLPIKVNQAGVIPIIFASSLLMFPITIAGWFPQNSFAQWVLKYFGWGSVINTILYALLIIGFTYFYTAIIMNPLDIAENLKKYGGFIPGIRPGRPTAEYIDKVMSRVTFAGAVFLAFIAILPNIVMAIARIPNVTFGGTALLIVVGVALDTMKQLESYLLMRHYQGFIK
- the map gene encoding type I methionyl aminopeptidase, whose amino-acid sequence is MITIKTEKELRLMREAGRIVALTLQALEKAIEPGVTTKELDQLAEETIRKLGGKPAFKGLYGFPASICASINEEVVHGIPGLRKLRAGDIISIDTGVVVDGYYSDAAKTWPVGEISFEAKKLLEVTEASLYAGIEAAIVGNRVSDISHAVESYVVRHGYSVVRQYAGHGIGKALHEEPNVPNYGKPGRGARLVPGMTLAIEPMVNIGTFEVFTLPDKWTVVTRDGKWSAHFEHTVAITEDGPVILTLP
- a CDS encoding KOW domain-containing RNA-binding protein; translated protein: MHLDKIRPGQVVLSIAGRDIGTIYLIYRVIDDRYVEVVDGQHRRVENPKKKNVRHLKFLNHHVKEISEMLQTYGKVSNQEIRKVLKSIANRGEELDG
- the infA gene encoding translation initiation factor IF-1; translation: MSKDDVIEVEGTVIEPLPNAMFRVELANGHKVLAHVSGKIRMNFIRILPGDRVTVELSPYDLTRGRIIYRHK
- the rpmJ gene encoding 50S ribosomal protein L36, producing MKVRPSVKPICEKCKIIRRKGRVMVICENPKHKQKQG
- the rpsM gene encoding 30S ribosomal protein S13, with translation MARIAGVDLPRDKRVEIALTYIYGIGRPTANVILKKTGINPDTRVKDLTEEEVAKLRDEIEKNYKVEGDLRREISLNIKRLIEIGCYRGIRHRKGLPVRGQRTRTNARTRKGPRRTVGVKRKK
- the rpsK gene encoding 30S ribosomal protein S11; translation: MARRTRTRKKEKKHVEQGVAHIKSTFNNTIVTISDPKGNTLSWASAGTVGFEGTRKGTPFAAQLAAEKAAKEAMEYGVKTVEVYVKGPGAGREAAIRSLQAAGLEVSLIKDVTPIPHNGCRPPKRRRV
- the rpsD gene encoding 30S ribosomal protein S4, which gives rise to MARYTGPVCKLCRREGTKLFLKGDRCYTDKCALARRNYAPGQHGQVRKKPTEYALQLREKQKAKRIYGVLETQFRRYFEMAERQPGITGENLLVILERRLDNVVYRLGLADSRSQARQLVRHNFFTVNGRKVNIPSYLVKVGDVIALKEEKKDSPVAKEIMERAASKALPAWLSYDANLASGKVEALPKREDIDIPVEEHLIVELYSR